In Hemibagrus wyckioides isolate EC202008001 linkage group LG12, SWU_Hwy_1.0, whole genome shotgun sequence, the genomic stretch ACACCGACCGCAACTACTACAGACGTGCCATCGCCCGCGAGTTCAGACGCTGCCAGTCTCTCAGTGAGCCTCGAGAAAAAGAGGAGGCGCTGAAGAGGGGGCAGTTCTTCCTCACCAGCCGTCTGGGCGGACTGGTCTAGAACAGAGCCACGTTAACAAGCAGCAGGTACTTGtcctgttacacaaacatcactgCAGTGATTCAGCTTACAGAGGAGTGCAGGAGACTCACTGGGGTGCACtaactcgctctctctctctctctctctctctctctctctggtgaaGGATGGCAGGAGTGAACGGAGAtcgaaaaggaaagaaagatgaCAACGGCCTCGGCTCAGCCATTGACTTTGTGCTGTCCAACGCCAAACTTGTGCTGGGGGTCGGAGGAGCCGCCATGCTGGGCATCGCTACACTCGCAGTcaagagggtgagagagagttgagagagagagagtgtgtgtgtgtgtagattacACAGTCCTTATGTTCTACAGGTTTACTTTTTTCGAGCCTTCAGACTATTTATTCAACAGGATTCTGAATTCATATATGATTAAAGGTTTCCTGTTCCTAGGGTTCTGTAGGTTACCCAGTTTATAAGTTCCATAGATTTCATAAACCATTTGCACGTCCTTTTGACCTTTAAAGATTCTCAGTCAGACGTAGAGTGTCTCCTGGTCTTTGTCTTTCTCCTCTCTGAGCTCCTCACTGAACACTCGTCTTGTGTGTCGTTTGTCTCAGATGTATGACCGAACCCTCAGCGCTCCCACAAGCCCCACAAAGGCCAACCAATCAGGAAAGAGGAGCTGGGAGGAGCCAAGCTGGCTGGGGTCATCGCCACGGACGCTGAACCACGACATGAAGCAGAACGTCAGTCGGTCACTGCAGACACTCCCCACGTCCTCCAGCTCCTTCCAGCCCGGTAAAGTGCTGCTTATTATTTATACCACACTCACTGCATTGTTAAATACTTCAATCTGTTCTCATCAGGTGGCATTTTAaccaatatagtgtgtgtctgcgtgtgtgtgtgtgttcagattttCCACGGAGGACAGCAGGACgtcccagcagcagcagcaggagcagtagTAAAGCAGCGCTGCAGCGAGGGCGTATGCGTCTGTCCCTGCAGGAGCACCTGTGGGCGTTTTATCACGAGCGTGTAAACATCTCGCCTGAGGAGCAGCAGGCAGCTCGACATGCTGCCCTCGAAATCTGTGCAGAGCTCCGAGCTTTCATCCACACCAAAGTGCCAGACATGCCGC encodes the following:
- the LOC131362495 gene encoding mitochondrial ribosome and complex I assembly factor AltMIEF1-like, with product MGGWSRGAVLELYRALLRAGRHLQYTDRNYYRRAIAREFRRCQSLSEPREKEEALKRGQFFLTSRLGGLV